In Symphalangus syndactylus isolate Jambi chromosome 6, NHGRI_mSymSyn1-v2.1_pri, whole genome shotgun sequence, a genomic segment contains:
- the OR9A2 gene encoding LOW QUALITY PROTEIN: olfactory receptor 9A2 (The sequence of the model RefSeq protein was modified relative to this genomic sequence to represent the inferred CDS: inserted 2 bases in 2 codons; substituted 1 base at 1 genomic stop codon): MMDNHSSATEFHLLGFPGSQGLPHILFAIFFFFYLVTLMGNTVIIMIVXVDKRLQSPMYFFLSYLSALEILVTTIIVPMMLWGLLLPGMQTVSFSTCIAQLFXVGTTEFALLGVMSVDHYVAVCNPLRYNIIMNSSSCIWVVIVSWVFGFLSEIWPVYATFQFTFHKSNSLDHFYCDRGQLLKLSCDNTLFTEFILFLMAVFILIGSLIPTIASYTYIISTILKILSASGRRKAFSTCASHFTCVVVGYGSCLFLYVKPKQTQGVEYKIVSLLVSVLTPFLNPFIFTLRNDKVKEALRDGMNXCCQLLKD, encoded by the exons ATGATGGACAACCACTCtagtgccactgaattccacctTCTAGGCTTCCCTGGGTCCCAAGGACTACCCCACATTCTTTTTgctatattctttttcttctatttagtGACATTAATGGGAAACACGGTCATCATTATGATTGTCTGAGTGGATAAACGTCTGCAGTCCCCCATGTATTTCTTCCTCAGCTACCTCTCTGCCCTGGAGATCCTGGTCACAACCATAATTGTCCCCATGATGCTTTGGGGATTGCTGCTTCCTGGGATGCAGACAGTATCTTTCTCTACATGTATTGCTCAACTTT CTGTGGGAACCACAGAGTTTGCATTACTTGGAGTGATGTCTGTGGACCATTATGTGGCTGTGTGTAACCCTTTGAGGTACAACATCATTATGAACAGCAGTAGCTGTATTTGGGTGGTAATAGTGTCATGGGTGTTTGGATTTCTTTCTGAAATCTGGCCGGTCTATGCTACATTTCAGTTTACCTTCCACAAATCAAATTCGTTAGACCATTTTTACTGTGACCGAGGGCAATTGCTCAAACTGTCCTGTGATAACACTCTTTTCACAGAGTTTATCCTTTTCTTAATGGCTGTTTTTATTCTCATTGGTTCTTTGATCCCTACGATTGCCTCCTACACCTACATTATCTCCACCATCCTCAAGATCCTGTCAGCCTCTGGCCGGAGGAAAGCCTTCTCCACTTGTGCCTCCCACTTCACCTGTGTTGTGGTCGGCTATGGCAGCTGCTTGTTTCTCTACGTGAAACCCAAGCAAACACAGGGAGTCGAGTACAAGATAGTTTCCCTGTTGGTTTCTGTGTTAACCCCCTTCTTGAATCCTTTCATCTTTACTCTCCGGAATGACAAAGTCAAAGAGGCCCTCCGAGATGGGATGA GCTGCTGTCAACTCCTCAAAGACTAG